CTTCCCACTGGCCTTTGGGCACCGAAAGCACGGCCGCCCTAACGGCTTCGGAAGCGTAAGCGCCGATATTTAGGCTGAAAGTTATGATCGCCGCGCTCCAAACATCGAGCGTAATACCCACGATCGGCAGACCGAAATATACGATAAAAAGCTGCACCAAAAGCGGCGTGCCGCGAAATATCCAGATATAAAATTCGCTAAGTTGCTTTAAAATTTTGATATTTGCTATGCGCGCGATCGCCGTTAGCACCGCGATGAGAAGCCCCAGCGAAAAGGAGATCGCCGTAAGAGGCAGCGTCACCTTTATCATCGCTAGCGCCATAGGTTGTAGCGAGCTTAGCAAAAGCTCGCTTATACGGTCAAATTCGTTCATCGCCCGTTACCGCGAGACATCTTTGCCGAAATACCTGATCGAAATTTCAGCCAGCTTGCCTTCGTTTTTTAGCTCCTCTATCGCCTTGCTGATCTGATCGGCAAGTTCCGTATTGCCCTTTTGCACGATAGGCGCGGTATAGTCGGTATCGCTTCCCTCGGCGGCTATTTTAACTGGAGCGCCCGGGCGCTGCTTGATGAAGTCGTAAAATACGATATTATCGCGCACGACGGTATCTACACGCTTGCTAACGAGAAGCTCCATGCTCTTGCTAAAGCTATCGACCGTGACGTTTTGCGCCCCGTAGCTAGCGGCCACCTTTGCCCAGTTGCTGGTAGCGGAGTCGGCGTTTTTCTTACCTTTTAGATCATCAAAGCTTTTGATATCGTCGTTATCTTTATGAGTGATGATGGCGCCGTGCACGACGGTGTAGGGCTGTGCGTAATCATATTTTTTCTTGCGTTCGTCAGTAACGCTTACTTGATTAAATACCGCATCGGCCTTGCCCGCATCAAATGCCGCGAGCATCGCGTCCCACGGAGCGGTTAGGAATTCGATCTTTAAATTTAACTTCTTAGCGACTTCACGAGCGATATCAACGTCGTAGCCCTTTAGCTCGTTTTTATCGTCATAATATGAAAACGGCGCGTAAGTACCTTCCGTAGCAATCGTTAAAACGCCCTCTTTTATGGTTTTGGCGTTTAAATTTAGCGTCAAAAATGCGCCCAGAGCCAAAATTTTTAGTAGTTTTGAAACCATCTTTTATCCTTTAAATTTAGCTGCTTTTATGCGAGTAAAATTTACTCCGAGATATCTTTACCGAAGTATTTGACCGAAATCTCTTTTAGCTTGCCTTCGCTTTTTAGCTCACCAAGAGCTTTGTTTACGTCGTTTACTAGCTCTTCGTTGCCCTTTTTCACGATGGCTGCGGAGTAGATCGGCTCGCTACCGCTAGCGGCTATTTTTAAAGGGGCGTTTGGACGCTGATTTATGTAATCATAGAAGGTCACGCTGTCGTTTATCGTTGCATCCGCACGGCGGCTGATGATGAGCTCCACCCCTTTACTAAAGCCGTCTACGGTGACTATCTGCGCGCCGTATTTTTGCGCGATGCCGGCCCAGTTGCTAGTCGCCGAATGCGCGCTTTTTTTGCCTTTTAGATCCTCGAAGCTTTTGATTTCATTATTGTCTTTATGAGTGACTAGCGCGGCATAGGCGACGGTGTATGGAACGGTGTAATCGTATTTTTTCTTACGCTCGTCCGTGATGCTTACTTGATTAAACACGATATCGGTCTTGCCCGCATCAAATGCCGCAAGCATCGCATCCCACGGAGCTTCGACGAATTCCGCTTTTAAATTTAACTTTTTAGCGACTTCGCGTGCCACTTCTACGTCGTAGCCCGTTAGCGCGTCGTTTTTGTCATGGTATGAGTAGGGCGAATACGTGCCTTCGGTCGCGATTTTCAAAACGCCGTTTTCGAGAGTTTTTGCATTTGCACCGGTTAAAAGAGCGAAGCTCGCCAAAGCAAGCAGAGAAGATTTTAGTAGTTTTTTCATTTTTTGTCCTTTTTAAATTTATCGTTGGCTATTCATCTAAAAAGGCCCGCGAGTGCGGAGTTGAAAATATCTTTTTAAATGTTTAGCGACTTGCTAAGCACTTAAAAAGATATTCGTGCCTAGCGCCCTAGCTTTTCATTTCGCAACAACACATGTCGCACATATCGTTTTTCATAGCGTACCTTTCGAGTAAAATTTGGCGGTAATTTTATGCAAAAAAAGTTTAAGATAAAATAAATTTATATTAAAATTTCGGATTTTATTTTTTAAATGATATAAATTTTGGATACAAAATCGGCTCTAATATCGATAAAATCGAACTATAAGTTAAATTTTAAATTTTATAAAAATTAAAATTTTGATTAGAATTTTTAAATTTAACTCATAATCTAGAACAGATTGCGTCTATAAGTAAAAATCCACGCTTTCAAACTCCAAAAATCGTTTTTATGCATCGGCCAAAGCAGTAAATTTACTTGGCTCTCGCCTTTTTCACGCACGCGCCCACCGCATCCATCACCGCCGCGCGAAATCCCCCATTTTCCAGCGCTTTGACCGCTTCTATCGTCGTACCGCCGGGCGAGCAAATTTCGTCTTTTAAGGCTGCAGGATGCTTGCCGCTTTTTAGCATGAGCCGCGCAGAGCCCGCGACGCTAGCAGCGACGGCTTCGTACGCCAGCGCTCTAGGCAGCCCCTCAAGCACTCCTGCATCGGCCGCCGCCTCGATAAACATAAAAACATAGGCCGGCAGGCTACCCGCGATACCCGTAAATGCGGCAAATTTGGCCTCCTCCAGCTCATAAACGGCGCCGAAATTTTCAAAAATATCTCGCACCGCCGCCCGCTCGTCTGCGCTTAAATTTTCATTAAAACACAGCGCGCTTACGCCCTCTGCGATTGCCGCGGGAGTGTTTGGCATCGCGCGCGCGATCTTAGCCTGCGCGCCCAAAATTTGCGAGGCTTGCTCCAGGCTAAAGCTCGGGGCGAGCGTGACTATAACCTTACCTCGCGCAGCGTCTTTTATCAAATTTAATATATCCACGTACGCCGCTGGTTTGGTCGCTAACACCGTGATATCGGCCGCCTGCGCGACCGCAGCTTCGCTCTCGCAGGCGTTTACGCCGCATTTTTCGCGCAGAGCTGCCGTTTTGCTTCTTGCATAGACAAACACTCTCTCGCCGCCTAGCCTTTGCGCCAAATTTTCGATCATAGCGCCGCCCATATTTCCGCCGCCGATAAAGCCGATTTTAGGATTTTTCATTTTGCCGCCTTTCTTAGAGTGCCGATTTTGACCGCCTTGCCGGCAAGCGCCTCGCGTATCGCGATATTTTCCGCCCAGATAGCGCCCGTAACCTGCCCGGGCGTCAAGGTATAAACGCCGCCCGTCTGCGCCTCGTCGCTAGCCTTAAAGTCGTTGCCCACAACCAGCTCATAGACGTCCTTCGTGTCGTTTTCAAATTTTATCGCCGCTTTTAGCGTCGGCGCTTCACCCTGTTTCGCCGCGCCCGCGTACTGCTCGAGTACGTTTTTGCTAAGCCTGCCGTAGACGCCGCCAAATTCGTCCAGATATATCCGCACGGCGCGCTTGTCCGAGTTTTTGCCGCCTTTTTCGCCCTTGCCGACGCTCACGCTCATCTCGTAGGCGGTTTCTCCCGTCGGAAAATCCTTAAATTTAGCGTCCGGGACGAAAACCCGCACGTTGTCCGTTACTACTTTTTCGTCGTGCGTCTGCGGCGTTATGCCAGTTAGCACGATCGTGGATTTCACGTCCGCGCCTTTATCCGAAACAAGCGCGAAGATCGGCACCCGCGTAAGTAGCGTCGTTTCGTAGCAACCGCCAAAAATAAACGCCGCGGCAAAAGCAAAGATAAATTTTAGTTTTTTTCATCGGTTTCCTTTAAATTTACGCCGATTTTAGCATAAATTTCGCCTTTCTACGCCCGAGTGGCGAACCTGCGTCGGGTCAAATTTCATCACCGAAAAAGTCACCATCGATGTCGCAAATTTCGATGTTTTGCCGCACTTGCACGCCGAGTTTATATTTTATCATCAGCTCCGCCAGCCGCTCTCCGTCGATCAAAACCACCGTGTGGCTTTGCACGTTTGCCGCATACTCTTTGGCAT
This is a stretch of genomic DNA from Campylobacter showae CSUNSWCD. It encodes these proteins:
- a CDS encoding amino acid ABC transporter permease; the protein is MNEFDRISELLLSSLQPMALAMIKVTLPLTAISFSLGLLIAVLTAIARIANIKILKQLSEFYIWIFRGTPLLVQLFIVYFGLPIVGITLDVWSAAIITFSLNIGAYASEAVRAAVLSVPKGQWEAATALGMSYAQILRRIIAPQAARISLPPLSNIFISTLKDTSLAASITMVDMFMVAQRIAARTFDPLTLYVLAALFYLIVCTFLTFLQARLEKRFSRYV
- a CDS encoding amino acid ABC transporter substrate-binding protein, which gives rise to MVSKLLKILALGAFLTLNLNAKTIKEGVLTIATEGTYAPFSYYDDKNELKGYDVDIAREVAKKLNLKIEFLTAPWDAMLAAFDAGKADAVFNQVSVTDERKKKYDYAQPYTVVHGAIITHKDNDDIKSFDDLKGKKNADSATSNWAKVAASYGAQNVTVDSFSKSMELLVSKRVDTVVRDNIVFYDFIKQRPGAPVKIAAEGSDTDYTAPIVQKGNTELADQISKAIEELKNEGKLAEISIRYFGKDVSR
- a CDS encoding amino acid ABC transporter substrate-binding protein; this translates as MKKLLKSSLLALASFALLTGANAKTLENGVLKIATEGTYSPYSYHDKNDALTGYDVEVAREVAKKLNLKAEFVEAPWDAMLAAFDAGKTDIVFNQVSITDERKKKYDYTVPYTVAYAALVTHKDNNEIKSFEDLKGKKSAHSATSNWAGIAQKYGAQIVTVDGFSKGVELIISRRADATINDSVTFYDYINQRPNAPLKIAASGSEPIYSAAIVKKGNEELVNDVNKALGELKSEGKLKEISVKYFGKDISE
- the proC gene encoding pyrroline-5-carboxylate reductase; translated protein: MKNPKIGFIGGGNMGGAMIENLAQRLGGERVFVYARSKTAALREKCGVNACESEAAVAQAADITVLATKPAAYVDILNLIKDAARGKVIVTLAPSFSLEQASQILGAQAKIARAMPNTPAAIAEGVSALCFNENLSADERAAVRDIFENFGAVYELEEAKFAAFTGIAGSLPAYVFMFIEAAADAGVLEGLPRALAYEAVAASVAGSARLMLKSGKHPAALKDEICSPGGTTIEAVKALENGGFRAAVMDAVGACVKKARAK